CACgatcgtcgtcgtcgctgtcttCGTCCTCCAAGTCCGCTCCATCCTCCAGGTCCAACACATAGTCACCCCAAACCACTGCCCTCCCcattgatgaagtgaccgtgctGAGTGCGTCTTCCCTCTCTCTTTCAAACTCGAGCGATCTCCACTTCTGTTCGACGGCGGGATCCACTTCCCTTGGCTGCACAAGAGGGTGCTCCAACTTCACATGCTTGCGGAGTTCCTTGTACGTCCCCACAAACGAGCAGCCATCCTGCATGCATGTTCTCCTTTTTCCGTTCAGATAACTTCGAGCTGGTTCTACCACAGTCCACCCCTTCACTTTGCCACGACACAATGGGCATGCGAGGTCAATGGACTCAGTCTTCTCCACTGCAGTCAATGGCACAAAGTCCAAGGTACTGCCAACAGTGCTGGCAGGCAGTTCCTCAAGCAATGCCCCCTTGGTGTATGCCTTCTTGAACTGATCGAGGCAATTTGAGTGCCGGTAGCTAGTTCCACACATGTAAGGGCGACAGCCCTTGTCATGAGATGAACAAAGGAGAAGCACAGCATTGTGTGGGTATTCCATGCACACGGAGCAGTTGGCATCTTCCCAGTCCATCTTCTGCACAGTTGGCAGTGCTTTCTTCCTGTTGGCTCCTTTCATTGCCTTCCAGCGGTACGAAGGAATGGGATACGGTGTGGCCCTGAGACGACGAGCCGCATGCCTCTTTGCCCTTGCATTTCTTGCCATTTTCTTGGAAGCCTGTCTGGAAAACCATCACTACATGAGCACCTCATAACAGTGTAACTTATGATAAACAGGAGGATTAATAGCAAATAAAGGAGGGGAGAGACCAGCACCACACCAGGAACATGAACAAACAAAAGAAGGTCCCTTCCAATTATGTTAGTATAGTGACAATCAAAGTCATACAAAGGAGAAAATGATATCAACTCATCCAGCATATTCTCTGCCCCGAATGGTTCAACAGCATAAGCAGCAGGGCAGCAAAGGGGGCTGACAGCATGAAACACAATCAAGTAGACTGGTGATCTACAGGTGCCAGTTTCATTAGGTTCTGGGAACTGGGATCATACACTTCCAAGATCATCAGGAGAAAGTTCTACCCTAGAAAGAAAAATGAATATGCAAAGCCAAGCCCTGAAGACAGCATAAGCAGCAGGGCAGCAAAGGGGACTGACAGCATGAAACACAATCAAGTAGACTGGTGATCTACAGGTGCCGATTTCATTAGGTTCTGGGAACTGGGATCATACACTTCCAAGACCATCAGGAGAAAGTTCTACCCTAGAAAGAAAAATGAATATGCAAAGCCAAGCCCTGAAGATTACTTGATCTGCATCACTCATGATGAAGAACACATCATAGATCAAAGTTCACAGAGATAATGTAGAAGGTTGTGAATTGTGTCAAAAGCACACAAGTAATAAAACTGAAGCATATTACTGATGAAAGTGTATCAACAGATTGCCAATATACATAAAACCAAGGAGCACATCAACTTGTAggcaaaaaaataaataaatcatgttTTCATCACCAAATCGACCCTCCCCCAGATTTAGATTGAGATAAGAACAAACTATTTAGCAACATTACCACACAATTGCAGCTTTACTCTTGCAACAGCTGTCCTCAAACAGGCAAGTGTATCAACAGATTGCCAATATACATAAAACCAAGGAGCACATCAACTTGtaggcaaaaaaaaaaaatcatgttttcATCACCAAATCGACCCTCCCCCAGATTTAGATTGAGATAAGAACAAACTATTTAGCAACATTACCACACAATTGCAGCTTTACTCTTGCAACAGCTGTCCTCAAACAGGCAAGTGTATCAACAGATTGCCAATATACATAAAACCAAGGAGCACATCAACTTGTAGGCAAAAAAAATAAATCATGTTTTCATCACCAAATCGACCCTCCCCCAGATTTAGATTGAGATAAGAACAAACTATTTAGCAACATTACCACACAATTGCAGCTTTACTCTTGCAACAGCTGTCCTCAAACAGGCAATCAAACTTCAGATCCACAAGAATGGCTAACAAAGCAGCGCATGCACCAGAAGTCACAAATAAACTTTCTGGGATCCAAGTACAGTTGGGTAGACGGATAAAGAAACAAGGCGCTGGAACAACCAGGAGCATTAAATAATGAAATACATCAGATGTGATCTACATTCCCCATTAAAAAATCACACCTAAGAGCCAGATAAGACTAGCTAAAGGAAAAAAACGAGCGACTCACATGGAGCATCTCAGCTCGTCTCAGATCTGCCAGATTAGATGTGAGAAAACAAGGAACAACACATACTACTTTTTAATTGGAGAGAATCATTTGATACTGCACTTGGGCCAAAGATTCCATCCTTTGAGGACATGCTACGTTACCAGCACACGGAAAGAATATGAAGCAAAGGCAGCTCCTTTAAGTTTCACTTTGCTCCTGGTCCTGCTTATACGATAAATGCAGATTGCGAGCACATGGAAGGAGGTTGGGAAATGATCTCTTTTGCCGCAACTTGGTGTCTTGGACCCAAATCCAGCATTCTTGAGCCCACATTAGCGGCAAAAGGATGCATTTATTTTCCTTCCATGTAAAATAAAAGCACCCTATCCACTCAATGGTGCAGTAATAAGTAGGCAAGATCTCTCTTACTGCACTTGTAGTCGAAGAGCCTTGACCTGACCTCCATGCCAGAATGCAAACAAATACTGAAGATGGagatctcttgcttcacttaagaTTCTAATTGTCCATTCCTAGGGAAATGAGCATCAAGTTGATCATTTCCAACAGAAGAAGAGAAATCTAGACACAACAACAATCGCAACTGCACATCAAATTCATGGATCACGCCATTGTGGCACACGGTCCGAATCTACACTACACGCAGAGCGAAACACCAAGCACAAGCGTCAAATTTACTGCTTCACCCACTCGCAATTGGCGGAAGAGAAGCCCTCCTTTGCTCGGGTAACTTCAATTTAGGCCAAAGACCCAAGAGATCGTGACCGCGAGCACCCAAATCCTCACTGCCCCGGGCGAAATTCGCACGGACATGACCAATTTTGGTCACTCCATGAGAGATCCACGCCCAGAGCGCTCCCAGGCAGCGCCCGCCCGGATCGCGGCCTGGGCTCCCCAGACACGGCCCCGTGCTGTCTCCATCCCGCAGGAACCAGCCGCAGAGCGCTCAAATCGCCGCCGGAACACCCGAAATTCCCCGGGAACAGGCCGTCTCCCCGCAATTCCCAGCGCAACACGCAAGCAAAACCACGTCCCTCACCACTCCATGCCCCAGAGGGGCAGGCCTCGGCCCATCCCTCCCAGACCAAAACCACAACCACCAAATCGACCGATAGAAAGCAGAGGCAGGGCAGGGGGCTATAGTTGGATATATACCTAGGCcgcggcggggtcggcgagggGCGCGGGGTCCGGGCGGTCCCGGCGGGGGGCGCGAGGCCGCGGCGGAGTCGGGCACGGCGGGGCGACGACGGCGAGGGGcacgaggagggggaggaggactGCAACGGAGCGCAGGGGAACGGAGAGGACAAGGACGCAAGTTATGGAGGCCAACGATTTGCTCGAGGGAGAAGAAAAGTGGCgcaaaaagaagagaaaaaaaacGGATAAGGAAAAAAAGAGAATGGGGAGTTGGGAAATGGACGcaagggggggagggggaggagaggaTGGCCGGTGGGCCAGAGGCTGGGTGGGATAGGCAGAGGCAGCCACGTTTGTTTTTTTGTTGCGTTCGCGTTGCAATTACGGCTGGTTTTTGGGGCGGGGGAGGCGTGGGGCGGGTCCGTGGACCGAGCCCGTCGCGGGCGGACACGAGGGGCGTGGCGGCGAGGCGGGGCGCGTGGGCGGCGTCCATGCAGGCGGTGAGGCGCCGCTGTGAGTGACGCAACCGACGGGATCGGAGGGGCACGTGCTGCTGCGTTGAAACGACGGACGGGCGGACGGGGAGGAGGAATATGCATATTCTCTCCTCAGATTTATTCATCGCGGTAGTGGTGGAATGGGCATTTTTACCCCCGCGTGTTAAAAGGATTCATTTCATTCCTTCGCGCGGAAAAACACCGTCACGTGGCCTCTTCGCCTTTCCACGCCTCGTCTCTTCAACGGTTCAAGCAGTAGAACCGACGATCCTCgtcaaagaaaaaaaaagggtAGTAGAACCGACAATCCTCATAAAAAAGAGAGTAGTACAACCGAAGATGACCGCGAACGATGCTAACATTTGGCTTGGggatttttttttccttttcataTTGGATCGAATTACCGAGCTATGGCATCTCGAAAAAGCTCCTATGGCTCAGtgtcctttttcctcttcttcttatgGAGTGCCTGAAAAATCAACCCATGCCGATTCTCATGTCTCTGTATGTGGTTTGAAAATAAGCGGACGGTTTTTACTCTCTTAGCATTTACACAAAAGGTTTGGCATTGCAATCTTGTACCCCTATTTCGGGTCTTCCGTGAGATCCTGATAATAAAAGAGGGTCTTAATTAGTGATTTGTTGATGGAACCACCAAGCACATGCTCTTTTGGTGCCCCAAAGATTGCAAGTTAATGCAATTGTTTGTTGCCAAATTATCGCCTGGAGATTGACATGCTCACCTTTGATATCAATGAGCTAAATTAATAAGCCGCCAAAGGGTAATGTTTTGTTTGTTTTGTGTCTTTCTGCTTGAAAAATCCCCTTGATTTTCACAATGATCAACATTATCTCATCGGTGGCACCATTGTTACAGTAAGAACCGTTGCCTCGATTATATTCACTGGAGCCACAACCCTCTTCACTCAACTACACAAACTAGATCTACAGTGTCATCATCTCCTACGCCGACCAATCATTATCCCAGTTGAAGTGGGCGGCACTAGTGCCACTACATCACATCGACCAAGAAGGCCCGAGGCTTGGACCTTGGGATATCCTAGAGTGCAGGATAACCCGTTCTCCCTGGGGAAGACTTATGTAGGATCTGTCCTTAGGTGAGATCAATGTGATCAATTTTTTTGAAGATACAAAACATgttcaaaaattctgagaaaaagtGGAGACACACATTCATGTGTGATGTACAAgctcaaaaagtttcagctcctAATTCGAACTACACTTACAGACTTACTGgaaaaaaaagacaaaatcagatgtgaatagtgtcaAATACTATTCACCCCAAAGCTGACACTATTCATAGtcgaatttgtctttttcaaaTCTCTAACTGTGGATCGAGTTTTGAGCTGATTTTTTTCGGAGTTATAGATATACCCCGCAGGTATGTTGTACattttttccagtttttttggATTGTCTAAATGTAAAATGTTTGGGTTGATCTTATGATCTCACCTAAAGGGCTGATCCTATACTAGTCTCCCCCCGTTCTCCCTTCTCGCCCCACCCTCTCCTTGACAATCACTATGGCAAGGCAACAGTTGAGTATAGGCCCATCAGACGAGGAAGCAACAACATAACTAATTGACGATGCAGCGGACCTTGTGGTTAATCATAGCCAACTAGTCGAACGGTTGTGGCGACGGTTAAGCCCATTGCTATGTTTTGTGGGAGTTCTCAATTTGAAAAATATTGACGATCAACTGCAAAAAGGTATATAACCCTTTATGACTTGTAGAGAACATGTGGCGATTTGGATTGTTTCACCAATTAATTAACACTAATACAACTAAATTTTCTGTTTATGTTTCTCGGGTTGTGTTTTGAAATTTCTCCTTCACGATAGACGACTTGTTATTCTCGTGACCTAATTTTATCTTTAGATTTTCTTTGAGAACTTTGAGCGAAGTTCTCGGCTTAAAAAATTTCTGTTTATGTTTCTCGGGTTGTGTTTTGAAATTTCTACTTCGCGGTAGTCGACTTGTTATTCTTGTGACCTAGTTTTATCTTTAGATTTTCTTTGTGAACTTTGAGCGAAGTTCTCGGCTTAAAACACACCCTTTGCACCACAAGACCCGTTACGTATGATACGTTCTTCGAGCTGTACATAATCTTTTCTTTTGAAATGCCGATTACAATATAGACGCACATGGTCACACATCGTTTATTAAAGACCGGATCGAAATTGCAGAGCTTCAAGATCAATGAAATGCCACATGTGTAGAATAATTTGAGTCTGTACATACTGAATTGCTGATGCAGTTCTTTTATTTAGGACTTGGTGTGGGAAAACATGCTGTTTAGCTGTGCGACAATACGCGTATATTTGCATTTTTGCGTGTATGACGTGGTTTAGTATTGCCAGAGGAAAGGGTCTCCGTTCTCAGGTCGCCTAGACAAACATTTTCTTTAAGAGACTAGAGAGACTTTCACGCGAACAAGTAACGAGAAGAGTGAAAACAACCGCAACCATGGCTTAGCTGTCTTCTTGTGCGATTTGGCCACCGTGCAGATCAGATAGATCGATCAAGGGCGACTAAGCTGGAAGATTCCTGCAGACTACTACTAGTACTAATATCAGCATGTGGCAGGAAGAGAATAATGATGCGATCAAATCTGGATGGGGATAGATAGGGCCTGGATGGATGGACCGCGAAGCGCGGCACGCACGCACTGGATTTGGGTGCTGTTGGCTGGCACCCTTTCTTGTTCTCAAGCTGAAAACTCAGTTTCGGTGGTTCAGACTTCATCAGAGGAAGAAAACGTAAACGGGGAAAGGATGCTACGGGGATCACATGATCGACGCTGCGTGGTGGTCCCGCTTTGGACCTCTCCCCCCATGATGAAAACCGTGAGGCATTGAGTAATTTTACATCAGTATTTATATGTGCTATATGACTTCGGATTCCGTTGTCGATTacccttttcttttcttttcttttatgagATGGTGATTTAAACTTGTTCTCCGTATGATTTAGTATGTTTTTTCAGAAATTAAGTACCTACCACTGAAGAGATTTCAGCCTTAACGAGTTACACAAAAGGGCAAATGCGAGGGTTTGATCCCTGGAGGGTTGGGGTACAACCACCCTTGACCCTTCTAATCATTCAACCATAAATTGGTTCTCAGTCAGCCAGATGTAATTGTGCAGGGTATTTAATTTCTCTGTTATAACACGGGAATGGTTTCCACCGGACTAGCAATATTCCTCCCATTAATTAGTTCTCATTTCTTTCTTCTCTAACGGAAAACAAAACCTAAATTTGAAACAAACCCAGCATGAATAACCAAAAAACAAACAATCAAAAAAATGTCACTATTTATTTTTGTTATGTATTTTGTTTCTTTGTGTGTATTTCGATTTCAATTTAGTCTTTTTAGGGACCGTTGGCACATATCTTGTGAACATTCatgaaaaaaataaataaattcttGAAACATTCAAGTTAGATTTTTGTGCAGTGGTACCATGTCAACCATGGCATCACACGATTTTTATGAAAGATGGTGGCTAGAGAATGCAACTGGCTTGCTGTTTTGGCTCCGACAAGGCTTCGGTGAGCAAGTTTCATTGTCAGCGAGCCCGTATCAGCTAGCCTCGTGCCTCAAATGTCTATCAATGAGAGGTTAATGGCTTTTGCATGTTTgtttcatacatggaagattgtCAGTGATGTTGCTTATATATGCACATAACTAGTGTTGCATGCAGGGTTTTCATGCTGCAATGGTCATACAGTCCGTATCTCGTATTTGAGAACACACAACCAAGGAGGCGAAAGACCGATGGTACGCCCCGCCCTACTAACACTCAACAAACATCTAAAGACATTCAATACAACTTATAAACATATATACACTCAACAACATCTAAGCTTAAGAGCCTATGTAAGACTACCTGCAGAGCTTCATTGACGAAGTCACTACATAACACCATATCACCTATTAGTCAATAAAAATTCTATGTTGATACAAAGACCCAAGCTTGAAGTTTGACTCTGCTAGAAAAGGAAAAAACCTCTACTAACCAAGTGAGCAAACATTCTGTTCCTTTTATTTTATTATTTGAAAATGAGGGACCTAAACGCAACCAAATCTCCAGCAACTCTTCAAAAGCCCTTCATTTGAACATCCGAGACCCTTGAACCGTCCTCCATCGTCTGTAAAGAAACACTTGGAGCAAAAAAGTAGGAGTCGAGTTTGCATGAAGCGAGAGCCGCATCATCGCGCCGTCTAAACCATGAACCCTGTGCCGAACATGATGCATTGTTGTTACTATCATGCATCCACCGTTCAACCAAAAGTCAGTGCCAATGGGGTGACAATATCCAATGCACCACTGCTTGTTATAGATCATAACACACATTGGGCTCCTCAGTGTAGGAGTTTGCAGTACACAACAAGATTCCCCTCAGTGATAAATCAAGGTATCAATCCGTGGAGGTACTGGTATCCTGCAACCGTGCCCTTCAATACGAATAAAACTTTACTTGTGTCCCCAACAATTCTAACAAGGGTGTCAATTCTTGCTAGTTGTACAAGTCTATTAAAAGATAACGTGGGATAAATATTTTTGGCATTTTCAGAATAAAAAAAACTAAAGTAAAAAATCACGTAAAGGTAATGGGCCAAGTAACCAAGCACTGACAGAGGGTCCCTAGGGCCACCTGAAAGGATCACTATGGTCGACCAGAAGGGGAAGGGAGGTGAATAGGTGATTACCAATTTTTAGCTCTTTTAATCAAATTAGGATTCACAATAAAATAGTTGcatagatatgcaactaggtggacaacctatatgacaagcacaacaacaagcacacaagcaagcacaAGATACAAACACAATaagcttgcacaaagtaaaggttagaaataaccacaagtggagtcgatggagacgaggatgtgttatcGAAGTTCCCTCCCTTTAGGGGGAGGTACGTCTCCATTAGAGCGGTGTGGAGggacaatgctccccaagaagtaaTTAGGGCTAccatattctcctcacgccccCGCACAATTCAAGATGTTgtgattccactagtggtgcccttgaaggcggcgaccgaacctttacagaCAAGGTcggggctctctccacaacttaattggaggctcccaacaccaCGACGAAGCTTCACCATAATGAATGTAGCTCCGAGGGGACCTCTTCCATCTAGGGTGCCCAAACACACAAGAGTAACAAAATTCACACAGGAAAgtatgggggaatcaaatttcctttggtggaagtgtagaccTAGGTCTCCTCCCtcaatccctagcaaatcaacaagtttggtCAGCTAGAAAAGGAGATCGGGCAAGAAAGCTCGAAGGGAAACAATGAAGGAAAGAGAGAGAGTCCAGAGGTTGGTGGGAGGTGGAAGAACCACTTCCTTTTATAGTCCTCTCCAAATCGAATAGTTATGCTGGAATTTATACTGTAGTGGTATAACCGGTAAATGGacgcactactagggaaaagcctatagATAGATGCTTAGCAGTAGCGCAGGCTACTTACCCCGCGCTACTGTTATCTAGTAGCAGCGCGGGGAAAACCCCAGCGCTATTGGTACCACTTAGTAGCATCGCTAGGTAAGCAACCCatcgctactactaagtggtcCCCACGGTACCCCTGGGGTAGGCCACAGTAGCAGCGTTGGGTATCCTACCCGCACTGCAACTAAtcttatagcagtagcgcggggtagGCACATGGCGCTGCTACTATTTATACATATAGCCAGCTTGTGGGCCCCACTTACCAGTATCGCGGGCTTACTGCCAGCACTACAGGTAGTCGCGTAGTAGTAGCGTGGACCTGttaccccgcgctactgctaagcgtgctaataactcacaagtataggggatcacaacagttttcgagggtagagtattcaacccaaatttattgattcgacataaggggagcttgatacccacaagtataggggatcacaacagttttcgagagTAGAGtactcaacccaaatttattgattcgacacaaggggagccaaagaatatttgcaagtattagcaactgagttgtcaattcaaccacacctggagattaaata
The sequence above is a segment of the Aegilops tauschii subsp. strangulata cultivar AL8/78 chromosome 6, Aet v6.0, whole genome shotgun sequence genome. Coding sequences within it:
- the LOC109766104 gene encoding uncharacterized protein codes for the protein MARNARAKRHAARRLRATPYPIPSYRWKAMKGANRKKALPTVQKMDWEDANCSVCMEYPHNAVLLLCSSHDKGCRPYMCGTSYRHSNCLDQFKKAYTKGALLEELPASTVGSTLDFVPLTAVEKTESIDLACPLCRGKVKGWTVVEPARSYLNGKRRTCMQDGCSFVGTYKELRKHVKLEHPLVQPREVDPAVEQKWRSLEFEREREDALSTVTSSMGRAVVWGDYVLDLEDGADLEDEDSDDDDRGNDREADNTRRLIIFMMRQVAQRHRTQSLQSPSGMPGNAEEDYAVSGGGANETTPYPFTSEGDDEDDMALAGAGGAGMLRSDRRRRRRRRNRGRLFLDSN